The following are encoded together in the Pectobacterium wasabiae CFBP 3304 genome:
- the rhaT gene encoding L-rhamnose/proton symporter RhaT codes for MSNPILLGIFWHFIGAASAACFYAPFKQVKNWSWETMWSLGGFFSWIILPWSISWWLLPDFWRYYGSFDIATLLPIFLFGAMWGIGNINYGLTMRYLGMSMGIGIAIGVTLIIGTLMTPVLQGKFSVLFGSAGGQMTLLGVLVAVIGVAIVSYAGLLKERALGIRAEEFNLKKGLILAVLCGIFSAGMSFAMDAAKPMHTAAQALGINALYVALPSYVVIMGGGAIVNLGFCFIRLATCKGISLKADLAQAKPLLIANALFAILGGVMWYLQFFFYAWGHANIPADYTYISWMLHMSFYVLCGGIVGLLFKEWKAVGQKPVRMLVLGCVVIILAANIVGLGMAV; via the coding sequence CTGGCACTTCATCGGCGCGGCCAGTGCGGCCTGCTTCTATGCACCGTTTAAGCAGGTCAAAAATTGGTCGTGGGAAACCATGTGGTCACTCGGCGGATTTTTCTCGTGGATTATCCTGCCCTGGAGCATCAGTTGGTGGCTACTGCCTGATTTTTGGCGTTATTACGGTTCGTTCGATATCGCCACCCTGTTACCGATCTTCCTCTTCGGTGCCATGTGGGGGATCGGCAATATCAACTACGGGCTGACGATGCGCTATCTTGGCATGTCGATGGGCATCGGTATCGCTATTGGCGTGACACTGATTATCGGCACGCTGATGACGCCCGTCCTGCAAGGTAAATTCTCGGTTCTGTTTGGCTCAGCAGGTGGCCAAATGACGCTACTGGGCGTGCTGGTTGCGGTCATCGGCGTCGCAATTGTCAGCTACGCGGGCTTGTTGAAAGAACGTGCACTTGGTATTCGCGCCGAAGAATTCAACCTGAAAAAAGGGCTGATTCTGGCTGTCCTGTGCGGGATCTTCTCCGCTGGCATGTCCTTTGCGATGGATGCCGCCAAGCCGATGCATACCGCGGCACAGGCGCTGGGGATCAACGCACTGTATGTCGCCCTCCCCAGCTATGTGGTAATTATGGGGGGCGGTGCCATCGTCAATCTGGGTTTCTGTTTCATCCGTTTGGCTACGTGCAAGGGAATCTCATTGAAAGCCGATCTGGCGCAGGCTAAACCGTTGCTGATCGCCAATGCGCTCTTCGCCATTCTGGGTGGCGTCATGTGGTATTTGCAGTTTTTCTTCTATGCCTGGGGGCACGCCAACATCCCGGCAGACTACACCTATATCAGTTGGATGCTACACATGAGCTTCTACGTGCTGTGCGGTGGTATCGTCGGCTTGCTATTTAAAGAGTGGAAAGCCGTGGGGCAGAAGCCCGTGCGCATGCTGGTTCTGGGCTGCGTGGTGATTATTCTGGCGGCGAATATTGTGGGATTAG